AGCAGGTCTTTGTTTAGAATACTATGGTTAGTTTTGCTCATCAAGATATAAAAAGGGATTTTTGTATCATTGCTCTGAAATCAGGTCAGAGAAGACAGTCTAACCTAGTTGTAGAAATTGTTACCCTGGCGTCTTTCACTGAGTTGCTGGGACGAGCTCCTCGGATCAAGCAGCTACTAAAACCAACTAAATGATCTAAGTGGCCTTTCTCTCGCTCGCAAAGTTTCTTATGTCCTGATGTGCTTATATTCCTGTActttgaaatacaaaacaaaaactgatgACATGTTAGTCAGAAATATGCAGAAAGTTATTTAGTTACTCTTTCTCTTTTATGTCAGCAATACATTTCAGGTCTAAAACACAGGGAGGAACAAATCAGAACAAGAGAGCAGTTCGTCTGTGGCAAAACGTATACCTACTGTGCTACCTACTGtgctgaagctaagcaggtgtgagcctggtcagtacctggatgagagacctcctgggaaaaaaaggttgctgctggaagaggtgttagtggggccagcagaagGCGcttaccctgtggtccatgtgggtcctaatgccccagtatatggatggggacactatactgtgaacaggcgccgtccttcggatgaggcataaaaccgaggtcctgactctctgtggtcattaaaaatcccagggtgtttctcgaaaagagtaggggtgtaaccccggtgtcctggccaaatttcccattggcccttaccaatcatggcctcctaataatccccatctatgaattggcttcatcactctgctctcctccccactgatagctgatgtgtggtgagcgttctggcgcactatggctgccgttgcatcgtccaggtggggctgcacactggtggtggtggaggggatccccattacctgtaaagtgctttgagtgtccagaaagtgtcagtaattattattattattaccactgGAGATGTGAGTTGCTCAGTCCGTGTTTCTGTTCTGAATTCGATTGGCAGGTTGCAGCTCCAGGCACCAGAAGACAGGCGGACACTGGGAAGTGGTCCACGCCACTGTCGGCGACCCCTTCTCCTTGGACTGTTCGTACAACTGCTCCGCGGGCTGGATCCGCGGCTACTGGTGCAAAAGCGACAGAGAGAGCGCTGAAAAGGGAAGGGAGTGTTTTCTGGAAAACAAGCATCTGATCACGAATCAGAGTGGGGGGATGTGCATGATGACCCTGCCCTTCCCAAGCTTGGCTGTAAAACAAGACGGACACAGATACATGTGCTACTCAGAGGACTTTAACAGCCAGCACAACACAGCCAAGGCAGAACGTCAGGTGGTCCTTGGGATTCAAGGTAGGTCATCCACCTGGAGCAAACATAGGTTGACAAGACAGGAGAGGAACTCATAGACTTCAGTGAATTTGTGAGGTCTCCGCCACGTGCTCGCCACAGAGATCTGCCCTATTTCCACACACAGGCAGTGTCTGATTTTTCAGTTCACGCTCTGAGGTCAGAATTTCACTGCCGGACCATTTGCAAAGGAGTGAGTGGCAGCGCGGCAGCAGCTCAGGCACAGACCAGCGCTTTTCGCTGTGAGGTAGCTTTGTACAGCAATGACAGAAGGGTTTCCACTGCACAAGACACAAGGGGTTGGAAGATAAAATCTCTGAATGATTCCCGCACGCTCCTTGATGCCATTTCCTTTGATCCCATGTGacgcaataataataataataataataataataataataataataataataataataataataattgcttacacttatatagcgcttttctggacactccactcaaagcgctttacaggtaatggggatcccctccaccaccaccaatgtgcaatgCACTTGCCtggtcaatgtttttttttcactctttcCATCAATGTCTCGGGTGTTCAAATTAGAGTTTGACAGGAACTGTCTGAGTGGGGTGGGGCACCTGTCCCTAGACAGGCTTTACCGCCAAGGTCGTGCACTTATCAGACTGCAACTGACAATAGCGACTGTCTTCTCTCTCAGCTCGGCCCCGTGCCCAGGTGGTTGGCCCCCAGGGGGAGCTGGTCGCTGGCAGCATGGCATATTTCAGCTGCGTGTCCAAAGGCTTTTATCCTGGGAATGTCACTGTGAAGTGGTTCCACAACGGATCACCGGTTGTTGGCACAGATCCTCAGAGGAGCGTCTGGACAAGCAATGATGGCACGTTTGTCTCCATCAGCAACATGACCATCAGACTCCTGGCCTCACATCACCGATCCGTCGTTGCCTGTCATGTCTTTCATATGTCAGCAAGTCAGCCTGTGGTAGACAATATCACTCTAAATGTGAACTGTGAGTATGGTGCTTCCCCATCTCAGCCCTCAGCTGCCTTTGAAACGTCACAGCAAACCTTGTTTTAACTCTAATGCTTTTGTTCCAGATGGTCCTCTAGCAATAAAGGTGTTTCACCTTCGTGCTGACTCTGCAGGCAGCACCGAGCTTCTTGTCCTTTCTAGTGTCATAAGGACCAACGCAAACTCTCACCTGGAGCTCCTTTGCAAGGCTGACAGCAACCCCGCATCTGAGGTAGATTGGGCCAGGGAAGGTAGCGATCTGTCCTGGCATCAGATTCCCTCTCTGGATGGCCAACTGAGTTTGAACAACTTAAAGGAGCGAAACGCAGGAGTCTACTGGTGCTCTGTATCTAACTCCTATGGAAAAACCAACATCTCTGTGCGGGTTGTGGTTGAGAGACCAGGTCAGTGCAGTACTGTATCTCAGAGTGGATTGATGACTTGCTTGTGTTGCCTGGCCTTAATAATCCTGTAATAACTCTtatacactccactcaaagcgctttacaggtaatagggatcccctccaccaccaccagtgtgcagccccaccacgatgatgctccagtactctcaccacacatcagctctcagtggggaggagagcagagagatgaagccagttcagagatggggattattaggaggccataattggtaaaggccagggggaaatttggccaggacaacgGGGTagtcctactcttttcgagaaacaccctgggatttttaatgacagtgCCATTGATGGGGAGAGAGGGTGCAATCCAGCATTGCCCAGACAGCACACTTCCCAGCTGTCATACTACAGCTCACCTGTGAGTGCTGTGATCTCATTGGCTCCGGAGAGGAGTTGACGTCTGCAAGATGGAGAAGCTGGTCTTGTAATAAGGGCCTAGCCCAACTGGAGAGCTGTGAAGAAGAGTGCTATCGAACTCATGGCCcaaggtgtttctcgaaaagagtaggggtgtaacactggcctcctggtcaaatttcccattggcccttaccaatcatggctttctaataatccccctctatgaattggcttcatcactctgctctcctccccactgagagctgatgtgaggtgagcgttctggcgcactatggctgccgtcgcatcatccaggtggggctgcacactggtggtggtggaggggatccccattacctgtaaagcgctttgagtggagtgtccagaaaagcgctatataagtgtaagcaattattattattattattattattattatggctgACCTTGTTCATAGGTGAATACAACTGGCTGAAAGGCTTGGCGGCTGGAGCAGTAACCGTGGCAACTGTGCTGCTGGTGGTGGCTGTTTACTTCTGTCTGAACACTAGGAGAAAGTGGAAAGGTGAGCTACTGCAGTCATCACAGCACTTACTGCGGCCCGGTGGGGACGGACAGCCTGTTCACATCAATCTGGTGAATCCGGAGGGCTGCAGAGACATTAATAAGTTCTCAAATACACAAGttctcaggagaaaaaatctatCTTAAATTAATTACCCAAAACACGTGCTTTGTTAAATTATCCCTCTTCCTTCTTCTAATATTTGTTCACTCTTAATGATTAACATCAGTATTAGCCGAGTGGCCAGCTTTAGTGtctttttaattcaattcaattcaaggtgctttattagcatgaccgatgggtacaatcagtgttgccaaagcaaataaaaataataaaattaacatagaacaaaacaaaaaatagaagtaaaataaaatctacagacatgttacagacatttacaacaaagacatattatataatatcgacatatactgtaggcggctggagcattattgggagacggactcactgttcctcaggctgtgacaggagatcacatactgggctgccagatcaactgagttccctcctccctctcccagtaggattgggacctgttgtggttttggcaggtgtgggaactctgggattagttTTATCTCAGAGGGTCATAAAGTGTTTCACATCTCATCCACTGCTGATGTGacgtgcagcccccacctgggtgacaggAGACAGCCATACAGGAGACCAGTAGCCCCACCACACAGCAGAGAAGTGAGAGACTGTTTCACCTGTCCAAATAAGGGGAGAATTTAAAGGGGCCAGATTATACAAACCCAGCCGTTAACACTCCTGCTCTTATGAAAGGTGCCTCCGTCACTTTAATGACAAGTAATCAGGAATCTGCTTTAATGTTTCAACAGAAGGAGAGCATTTCTTAAACACCACAGCATCCCTGCTCAGCATACTGAGCTATTAGTGTAGAAAGTCCAGGGGGAATCACCCCCACAACACCATTTAGGGCAACTGAAAGAGGGTTCTGTCAACATAGAAGGGGCAAATGATTGAAATTTAATGACCAATAAGTATCACATTTATTAAAAGAGTGAGTAACTTTGTTTCAGATCTGGGGTACCTACAGCACACTCGCTTAAAAAAATATGCTTGCCCAGATATTGTCCAGTATCATTCCTTCTGAAGAACCAGAGAATGAGATAAATAAGAAGAAACTCCATTGTTTAGGGCTTTCCAATGCTGtttaattgatttgttttttctccACATCTGTCGCAGGTCAGCCATCTATTGTTATATCCGAGAGGTAAGACTccaatgttttcatttctttgatAATCGATCTGTTACATATATAGGAAGGAGTAAGATGAATTCCAAACTGAAAAGCAGAATGAAGAAAGACATTTCAGCTGTtgggtcttcttcaggtgttttataTGTGACGCATATACAGTTCAGTATATATGTTCTTGCAAGAAGGTCAGGAGCACATTTAGGCAGCCTTTCTCTCACATGCCTTTCAGTTTAATCCTCTCTTAAAAGGATTCAACTCAAACAGAGGATTTTGACGATACATTGTCAACACCCGTGAGTGGGCAAGCCGTCGTATTTTGGAGACGAGTGAACAATGTACACATTCCTCCTGCCACAGGAGGGTGCATTTATTCACAAACCCAGGCCCAAAGAAATCAGCTGCCCTGATCCCTTTAATACGTCTCTGAAATTAAACTGGGTATTTTACAGCAGACTTCCTTTTTTATGGTGCTGAGAAAAAGTATGACTGATTCAGCTGATCTGCGGAGCTAACTTCCCTAGTTCACAGACATGTGAGTCCCAGTCCAAGGGGACCCTCTGAGTTCCACTGAACCAGATACGACCCTTAAATTTCTCATCTGTTGCAGTAAAACCCACACATACAGCACATCTCACTTCTTGTAGGAATGTAGTGGGATGCCATGCTGACCTTCACACTCTAAATGTGCCTTTGCCGGGGTTAAAACGGAGTCTGTTACTGTGACCAGACATGATCTTATCCCTTCCTGCCACTTTTCCTCTGTGCAAAGTGCATAGGAATCCCTTCCCCCTCACACACGCACACATTCGCCACTTCCTTGCATTTGCTCAGTCCACGCTGACTGTGTTTTTCTCCTGAAATTCAGTACTGTGGCACTCCTACTGCGAAACCCCCTGCAAACCGAGGGCTGCACTTTCACCATCTGCAAACATTCACACAAAGAACTGCAAACTGCATCTTATCTGTAAAGCAATCTTGTTAAGATACACACATAAAATTCTCACTGCTTCCAAGAAGATAGGAAGGTCAGTGTTTATGCAGTGTCTTAAATTTGCTGGTACTGCTGATGACTTAATTACCATTGCACatgtgtgttgttgttgttgttgttgttgttgttgttgttgttgttgttttcttttaaacacgAGATTTCTGTGATcaacattgaaaacaaatggcTAATCAGTCACCAATTTAAACCATTTAACAGTCACCACGCTTGCaagctcatactgtatacacacgcTCCTTAATAGAAGAGATTTTCTGGAAAAGGAACTGAATTCCATGTATGCAAGCTAAGACACATTGCGCAGACCCGCGGCCAGTTTCTAAATCAGAAGATAAAGTTTGTGTTGGTTTTCTTCACAGAGTGGAAAGTAATGAGGGGATCACTGAAGATCAGTGTAAGGAAGCAGGTAGGACAAGTTATTCTACCTGCATCTTCACAAGTAACAGTTGAGAAGGGCTTCATATTTAACAGTAATTGCTGACTGAGTAATATGTCTCGTTCTTTCTTAAGCTGAATATGCTATGATATGTAGAAGTCCAGTCTCAAAAGAAGATGCAACAGGTAAGTAGTttactttgttcagtttaaatttaattttatgaaAATACCTAGATTTAGTCCAGTACTCGTACTAGAACCATATTCCTTCAATGCCCTTTTCAACGCTATCACACCCTAATCCCAGCACTGGGCACATGGAGCCTGGTTATGAAACTATGGTTATATCTCTTTCATCAGACAAGCCACCTGCCTTTTTATCCCTCTTGTATATTTAGCTGATGCTGTTGTCTAAAGCAACTTACATTTGCATTCATTTAGTctgctgggtattttactggaacaGTTCAGGTGAAGTACCTTCCTccagggtacaacagcagttatCTCACCTGCcgtttgaacccacaacctcccaGCTCCGATTCCAGGGCCCTGACAACCGTGCCACACTGCAGCCCCCCTCAGTCTTGCGTATTGGTAAACACAAGCTCTTCCTGCTGATTGAAAAAGGCAACAGCCTGTACACTGTAAACACGGCCTGTACAGTTGTTCAACAGTCTTACTGAGGAACGGGATGGGCAAGATGGGTGAGGCTGCCTTTCACAGTTACTTTAATTAAATCTGACTTCCCTCATAAACTCCTGCCTGACTGGAGGAAACACTGGTATTGCCAACCCAGAATTCTCTGTGCACTCCAGCGTGTCTCTTCCTGTGTCTTGTGTACTGAAATGCCCAGTAGGCTCCTCTCTCCGGGGTCAGAGGAGAGCTGGGGTCAGAGGAGAGCTGGGGTCAGAGGAGAGCTGGGGTCAGAGGAGTGCTGGGGTCAGAGGAGAGCTGGGGACCAGAGGAGAGCTGGGGACCAGAGGAGTGTTGGGGTCAGAGGAGTGTTGGGGTCAGAGGAGAGCTGGGGTCAGAGGAGTGTTGGGGTCAGAGGAGATCTCACCACGACTTGTTTCAGTGACTTGAACCTCTGGGGTCTCTTGGGTGCTTCTCAGACAGTCTCAGTGTGAACGAAGTGCCCTACGCTGATATCCTGATTTCTGTGCGAGGCACGAGTACGCCTGAGCTGAGGCACATCCCAAGGCTGACCATTGGGGACGGTGGACAGGTAAGAGTCATGTTTCAGACAAGACATACGGTAGGACGAAAGACGGATAGGGACTGTTAGAATATGTGAATTAATCCAGCAAGTACTGGCATTGAATTCACTGGTAACATTTCATCCTAATAATCTCATGATATTCCTTTGCCCTTCAGAATGCTTAGATTTTCACATGGCAAGAGTAAATTGGAATTTAAAAGCATATTCTGACGATTTTAGCTCATTATCTTCATTTTTCTTGTCAGGTtctattttgtaaatgtttttttttacgtcATAACATAAACAGGGGTACATAACACAGCTGCAAGTTACAGAAAAAGTTATATTTAGTACACACAGATGCAAGATTAAGTTCTGAGATTAAGTACACTAAGGTACGCACAGCTTTCCATTTCCGATGCTTAGACATAGTTTGGAAATATGCCCTTATGTCCATTTTAAACTGTTCAAAGGCGGGTCTCTTCCCTGGCCGTTTCATTCAATGCACTGTATTCAGAAGCGAGCAAGTATCATGATTAAATCACGGtgttttgtggttttttttttcccaatgcgCCCAAAAGAAATAGCATAACATAAATGGAATTCATAAAAGGAAAGTCAAATTTAGAATCTTTATCTAATTTGGCAGATCAGTCAAGAATATTTTAACAACAGGATGTTGTGGAGTTTCCGGGCGGCTTTCACAAAAGCCTTTTTATCTGTTCCTTCCTTACCCGTTTCGTGGTGGCGGACGCTGCCCGCAGGAGTGGGGAGACGAGGAGCCCGCCGGCAGCCCACTGCAGAGCTCGCGCTCCGTGGACAGGCTCCCCGTCCACCATCTGGAGGCCACGCGGAAGCTGAGCTCGAGCTCGGAGTACGCTGTCATTATCTACCCGAGCAAGCCTCGCAGCTGACGGACGGACCGGATTCTCAAGAAACAAACTAATAAAATAACGGCCTGGCGAGATAACACGTATCCTGAATTAATCCCTTAGTACAAGAGCAAACATTATTACCTTAGTACAAGAATCCCTTGTACAAGAGCAAACACTATTACCCCCCCAATATGATACATATTGCAgcagattattttaaatactaagTAGTAGGAGCAGAATACCCAGAAAACTATTTAGAGCAAGAGGAAATATACCTGATTTTCATCTATAACAGACTGCTAAATGCCACATCAGACACAGATAACGTATTTGACATTTTTGAGAGGAATATGTTTACATTATACGACATGCCTTGTAATACTGATTCTggggaaaagattaaattcgGTGTCCAAACAGTCCAGCGCTGAAAACCATTTCAGCCAGCTCTTGAGTTTCATTTCCTTAGGTACCATCTCATTTAAACCTCACGGTGTCCTGGTAAAATTCCTCCCTGGACTTAATTTAGCTTCCCCAAAGTTCCCCCTTAACTACTGTAATTTGGTGAattaatttctcacttctcagcctgatctgctgtgcaggggGGCTGCTGTCAGCGAGACTGAGggctgtactgtacttcaccAGTGGATATAAAGTGGATCCCCTCCCACATACGAAGAGATTAGGGAGAAGACAGAGCAACGTAAGCATTTTGCATTGATTGCCAACACTGTTCCTCAGTTCATCGTCCTCTTCGGAGCTTCtcgtcatttttaaaattgaatctaCTGTTTGAGTTTGCCTTCGGCAGTTCTGCTGTCAGTATGTACGTGTTCTGACGTGTTTGCTAACGATTCGTTCGTGGAGCCAAAGATCTCCAAGGATTTTATTTGCCATGACTTGTACTACGGGTCAGGCACAAACCTGTCGGTTGTCAAAGaggtttgttttaaaggaaaaccaCTTTTCAGCTGCTAACACAATCTACACttgtcacgcccagtacacttacagtacagggcgctctacttctctcctgttcctagttccctgtgattattcatgtctctctggtgtgtcttgttgtgtagcctacagtatttactttctgct
This DNA window, taken from Lepisosteus oculatus isolate fLepOcu1 chromosome 23, fLepOcu1.hap2, whole genome shotgun sequence, encodes the following:
- the LOC107075645 gene encoding tyrosine-protein phosphatase non-receptor type substrate 1, which encodes MCRSCSAMFLLLHLVLLTGFQMKGCSSRHQKTGGHWEVVHATVGDPFSLDCSYNCSAGWIRGYWCKSDRESAEKGRECFLENKHLITNQSGGMCMMTLPFPSLAVKQDGHRYMCYSEDFNSQHNTAKAERQVVLGIQARPRAQVVGPQGELVAGSMAYFSCVSKGFYPGNVTVKWFHNGSPVVGTDPQRSVWTSNDGTFVSISNMTIRLLASHHRSVVACHVFHMSASQPVVDNITLNVNYGPLAIKVFHLRADSAGSTELLVLSSVIRTNANSHLELLCKADSNPASEVDWAREGSDLSWHQIPSLDGQLSLNNLKERNAGVYWCSVSNSYGKTNISVRVVVERPGEYNWLKGLAAGAVTVATVLLVVAVYFCLNTRRKWKGQPSIVISERVESNEGITEDQCKEAAEYAMICRSPVSKEDATDSLSVNEVPYADILISVRGTSTPELRHIPRLTIGDGGQEWGDEEPAGSPLQSSRSVDRLPVHHLEATRKLSSSSEYAVIIYPSKPRS